In Aegilops tauschii subsp. strangulata cultivar AL8/78 chromosome 3, Aet v6.0, whole genome shotgun sequence, one genomic interval encodes:
- the LOC109756926 gene encoding LEAF RUST 10 DISEASE-RESISTANCEUS RECEPTOR-LIKE PROTEIN KINASE-like 1.2 isoform X3 yields MVPSCCWFLAFAWVWWLPLVLVAAQEQQSVGCSAMCGTVTVSDPFWLTDWATGRSCGSPGAPDFELTCVNNSHPVLRSFVPFIPGFSISNISYNERSLHAVDLGKLELLHDASNTCLPIWNTSVKLGRPFRIDPINLNLIFYNCTATAAAARRDRGLVHPTTMSCVNASNAFVRAGVRYDATGNYSAYALEGCNAIVLPMRRSSSGETFTNATDYEQLIKDGFRLTWDPPQPPPTPVPAGDSGKTSITFIIVGAVAGFAAFLAFVLFALYQRKKSKQAVASNEFMRSGSSMTSYSKDLEMGGSPHIFTFEELEVATDGFSASRELGDGGFGTVYKGKLKDGRVVAVKRLYKNNYRRVEQFLNEVDILSRLLHQNLVILYGCTSRMSRDLLLVYEFVANGTVADHLHGSSAAERGLTWPLRLNIAIETAEALAYLHAVEIIHRDVKTTNILLDNSFHVKVADFGLSRLFPLEVTHVSTVPQGTPGYVDPVYHQCYKLTDKSDVYSFGVVLVELISSKPAVDMSRSHSEINLANMALNRIQNHEVVQLVDPELGYDTDPETKRTIDLVAEVAFQCLQMERDLRPSIKEVVEILTCVRDGDCRAKSMKKKASQKEDAHLLMDDVQFSPDTVIHRFHSRSTNHSVASNASGL; encoded by the exons ATGGTTCCCAGCTGCTGCTGGTTCCTCGCCTTCGCCTGGGTATGGTGGCTGCCGCTGGTGCTCGTGGCGGCTCAGGAGCAGCAAAGCGTAGGCTGCTCGGCCATGTGCGGCACCGTCACCGTCTCCGACCCATTTTGGCTCACTGATTGGGCGACGGGAAGATCATGTGGTTCGCCTGGAGCCCCAGACTTCGAGCTGACATGCGTTAACAATAGTCATCCAGTTCTGCGGAGCTTTGTGCCATTCATCCCCGGCTTTTCAATTTCCAACATCTCGTACAACGAACGAAGCTTACACGCCGTTGATCTGGGCAAGCTGGAACTATTGCACGACGCCTCCAACACATGCCTGCCGATCTGGAACACCTCCGTCAAACTGGGCCGGCCGTTCAGGATCGACCCCATCAACCTCAACCTCATCTTCTATAACTGCACGGCGACGGCGGCTGCGGCGCGTCGGGACAGAGGGCTGGTGCACCCGACCACGATGAGCTGCGTGAACGCGAGCAACGCGTTTGTTCGCGCGGGGGTGCGCTACGACGCCACCGGGAACTACTCCGCCTATGCTTTGGAGGGCTGCAACGCTATCGTCCTCCCGATGCGGCGCTCGTCGTCGGGTGAGACGTTCACGAACGCGACCGACTACGAGCAGCTCATCAAAGATGGCTTCCGCTTGACATGGGATCCGCCGCAACCTCCGCCTACACCTGTACCTGCAG GGGACAGTGGAAAGACAAGTATAACGTTCATAATAG TTGGAGCGGTAGCCGGTTTTGCTGCGTTCTTGGCATTTGTCTTGTTTGCCTTATACCAACGAAAGAAGAGCAAACAAGCTGTAGCTTCAAATGAGTTCATGCGAAGTGGATCTTCAATGACGTCATATAGTAAAGACCTTgagatgggtggttcacctcatATCTTCACTTTCGAGGAACTCGAAGTGGCCACTGATGGATTTAGTGCTTCAAGGGAGCTTGGTGATGGTGGCTTTGGAACTGTTTATAAAG GCAAACTCAAGGATGGGAGAGTAGTTGCGGTGAAACGCCTTTACAAGAACAACTACAGACGGGTTGAGCAGTTCCTGAACGAGGTAGACATCCTGTCACGCCTGCTCCATCAGAACCTTGTCATCCTATATGGCTGCACGTCGCGAATGAGCCGTGACCTTCTCCTGGTGTACGAGTTCGTCGCAAATGGGACGGTCGCGGACCATCTTCATGGATCCAGTGCGGCCGAACGAGGCCTCACATGGCCTCTAAGGCTGAATATTGCTATAGAAACGGCTGAAGCACTGGCCTACCTCCATGCGGTGGAGATCATACATCGTGATGTGAAGACAACCAACATATTGCTGGACAACAGCTTTCATGTCAAAGTTGCAGACTTCGGGTTGTCGCGCCTGTTCCCGCTCGAGGTCACCCATGTCTCAACTGTTCCACAGGGCACACCGGGCTATGTTGACCCCGTGTACCACCAGTGCTACAAGCTGACCGACAAGAGCGATGTCTACAGCTTCGGTGTCGTGCTGGTGGAGCTGATATCCTCAAAGCCTGCTGTGGACATGAGCAGAAGCCACAGTGAGATCAACCTGGCTAACATGGCTCTCAACAGGATTCAGAACCATGAAGTTGTTCAGTTGGTTGATCCGGAGCTCGGCTACGACACCGACCCCGAAACAAAGAGAACGATTGACCTAGTGGCCGAGGTGGCCTTCCAGTGCCTGCAGATGGAGAGGGATCTGAGGCCGTCGATCAAGGAGGTGGTGGAGATCCTGACTTGCGTCAGGGACGGAGACTGTCGGGCTAAGAGCATGAAAAAGAAGGCGTCTCAGAAAGAGGATGCGCACTTGCTCATGGATGACGTGCAGTTTTCGCCTGACACGGTCATCCATAGATTCCATAGCCGGTCAACTAACCACTCGGTAGCATCGAATGCTAGCGGGTTATGA
- the LOC109756926 gene encoding LEAF RUST 10 DISEASE-RESISTANCEUS RECEPTOR-LIKE PROTEIN KINASE-like 1.2 isoform X4: protein MPPLQLLSLLLLLAASFLRLPEPAAAACSPKKCGELNVTYPFWLEEKGQTPCGSPSFQLNCNGSQALLSRSMFGGYQVVQVFPENSSFIAVDNNLPLDDGCPPWWFNISVGIGLGPFVISKKNRELLVLDNCTKEATPPGFNRTGCANESFYRLGGEYGSHRELADLPPACCLSVVPVLGFQDGDGYIPSMSQGFLLEWTVPSDDCPKCEASGGQCRYANDGTGFSCHCSGDVYPEKCGDSGKTSITFIIVGAVAGFAAFLAFVLFALYQRKKSKQAVASNEFMRSGSSMTSYSKDLEMGGSPHIFTFEELEVATDGFSASRELGDGGFGTVYKGKLKDGRVVAVKRLYKNNYRRVEQFLNEVDILSRLLHQNLVILYGCTSRMSRDLLLVYEFVANGTVADHLHGSSAAERGLTWPLRLNIAIETAEALAYLHAVEIIHRDVKTTNILLDNSFHVKVADFGLSRLFPLEVTHVSTVPQGTPGYVDPVYHQCYKLTDKSDVYSFGVVLVELISSKPAVDMSRSHSEINLANMALNRIQNHEVVQLVDPELGYDTDPETKRTIDLVAEVAFQCLQMERDLRPSIKEVVEILTCVRDGDCRAKSMKKKASQKEDAHLLMDDVQFSPDTVIHRFHSRSTNHSVASNASGL from the exons ATGCCGCCGCTCCAGCTGCTTTCCCTCCTGCTCCTGCTCGCCGCTTCCTTTCTCCGGCTGCCGgagccggccgccgccgcctgctcGCCCAAGAAATGCGGCGAGCTGAACGTGACCTACCCGTTCTGGCTGGAGGAGAAAGGCCAGACGCCGTGCGGGTCCCCGTCCTTCCAGCTCAACTGCAACGGAAGCCAGGCTCTCCTCAGCCGGTCCATGTTCGGGGGCTACCAGGTTGTCCAAGTCTTCCCCGAGAACTCCTCCTTCATCGCCGTCGACAACAACCTCCCGCTCGACGACGGCTGTCCGCCGTGGTGGTTCAACATCTCTGTTGGTATTGGGCTGGGTCCGTTCGTCATCAGCAAGAAGAACAGGGAGCTGCTCGTACTCGACAACTGCACCAAGGAGGCGACACCGCCGGGATTCAACCGGACGGGTTGCGCCAACGAGTCCTTCTACCGCCTTGGCGGGGAGTATGGCAGCCACCGTGAACTGGCCGATCTCCCGCCGGCCTGCTGTCTCTCTGTCGTGCCGGTTCTTGGTTTTCAGGATGGTGACGGTTACATCCCAAGCATGAGCCAAGGGTTCCTGCTTGAGTGGACAGTGCCGTCGGACGATTGCCCCAAGTGCGAGGCAAGCGGCGGACAGTGCAGGTATGCCAACGACGGCACCGGGTTTTCCTGCCATTGCTCCGGCGACGTGTACCCTGAGAAGTGCG GGGACAGTGGAAAGACAAGTATAACGTTCATAATAG TTGGAGCGGTAGCCGGTTTTGCTGCGTTCTTGGCATTTGTCTTGTTTGCCTTATACCAACGAAAGAAGAGCAAACAAGCTGTAGCTTCAAATGAGTTCATGCGAAGTGGATCTTCAATGACGTCATATAGTAAAGACCTTgagatgggtggttcacctcatATCTTCACTTTCGAGGAACTCGAAGTGGCCACTGATGGATTTAGTGCTTCAAGGGAGCTTGGTGATGGTGGCTTTGGAACTGTTTATAAAG GCAAACTCAAGGATGGGAGAGTAGTTGCGGTGAAACGCCTTTACAAGAACAACTACAGACGGGTTGAGCAGTTCCTGAACGAGGTAGACATCCTGTCACGCCTGCTCCATCAGAACCTTGTCATCCTATATGGCTGCACGTCGCGAATGAGCCGTGACCTTCTCCTGGTGTACGAGTTCGTCGCAAATGGGACGGTCGCGGACCATCTTCATGGATCCAGTGCGGCCGAACGAGGCCTCACATGGCCTCTAAGGCTGAATATTGCTATAGAAACGGCTGAAGCACTGGCCTACCTCCATGCGGTGGAGATCATACATCGTGATGTGAAGACAACCAACATATTGCTGGACAACAGCTTTCATGTCAAAGTTGCAGACTTCGGGTTGTCGCGCCTGTTCCCGCTCGAGGTCACCCATGTCTCAACTGTTCCACAGGGCACACCGGGCTATGTTGACCCCGTGTACCACCAGTGCTACAAGCTGACCGACAAGAGCGATGTCTACAGCTTCGGTGTCGTGCTGGTGGAGCTGATATCCTCAAAGCCTGCTGTGGACATGAGCAGAAGCCACAGTGAGATCAACCTGGCTAACATGGCTCTCAACAGGATTCAGAACCATGAAGTTGTTCAGTTGGTTGATCCGGAGCTCGGCTACGACACCGACCCCGAAACAAAGAGAACGATTGACCTAGTGGCCGAGGTGGCCTTCCAGTGCCTGCAGATGGAGAGGGATCTGAGGCCGTCGATCAAGGAGGTGGTGGAGATCCTGACTTGCGTCAGGGACGGAGACTGTCGGGCTAAGAGCATGAAAAAGAAGGCGTCTCAGAAAGAGGATGCGCACTTGCTCATGGATGACGTGCAGTTTTCGCCTGACACGGTCATCCATAGATTCCATAGCCGGTCAACTAACCACTCGGTAGCATCGAATGCTAGCGGGTTATGA
- the LOC109756926 gene encoding LEAF RUST 10 DISEASE-RESISTANCEUS RECEPTOR-LIKE PROTEIN KINASE-like 1.2 isoform X1: MAYKSKWWLREFVDDDSFAPPFQPSVLTIAFVHIYASSTTISSHTSSPPPHGQIFLLPMATTSCWFLVFVWVVWGLPLTITRAEEQQGEGCSSSAKTCGNLTISYPFWIADKEAGRSCGPLDFQVGCSNNSIPFLRSSGFTGSTGFAIMDISYEDRNLRVVDVHKEEDFNVSNSSCNFPNWNTSSKLAVPFKVNPANLNLIFYKCTERVELVEVRCANTSNVFVRAGVRFDETGNYGDYALEGCDAIVVPVMSSSGGANASDYEQLTSHGFLLRWDPPPDRDSGKTSITFIIVGAVAGFAAFLAFVLFALYQRKKSKQAVASNEFMRSGSSMTSYSKDLEMGGSPHIFTFEELEVATDGFSASRELGDGGFGTVYKGKLKDGRVVAVKRLYKNNYRRVEQFLNEVDILSRLLHQNLVILYGCTSRMSRDLLLVYEFVANGTVADHLHGSSAAERGLTWPLRLNIAIETAEALAYLHAVEIIHRDVKTTNILLDNSFHVKVADFGLSRLFPLEVTHVSTVPQGTPGYVDPVYHQCYKLTDKSDVYSFGVVLVELISSKPAVDMSRSHSEINLANMALNRIQNHEVVQLVDPELGYDTDPETKRTIDLVAEVAFQCLQMERDLRPSIKEVVEILTCVRDGDCRAKSMKKKASQKEDAHLLMDDVQFSPDTVIHRFHSRSTNHSVASNASGL, encoded by the exons ATGGCCTACAAGTCCAAGTGGTGGTTGAGGGAGTTCGTGGATGATGATAGCTTTGCCCCACCTTTCCAGCCATCTGTTCTGACCATAGCATTCGTCCACATATATGCTTCTTCAACCACGATATCCTCTCATACATCTTCCCCGCCACCCCACGGCCAAATCTTTCTGCTCCCTATGGCTACTACAAGCTGCTGGTTCTTGGTGTTCGTCTGGGTAGTATGGGGGCTGCCACTGACGATCACCAGGGCTGAGGAGCAGCAAGGGGAAGGCTGCTCAAGCTCGGCCAAGACATGCGGCAACCTCACCATCTCCTACCCATTCTGGATCGCCGACAAGGAGGCGGGAAGATCATGCGGTCCCTTGGACTTCCAGGTTGGTTGCTCAAACAACAGCATTCCATTTCTCCGCAGCTCTGGATTCACTGGATCCACGGGCTTTGCGATCATGGACATCTCGTACGAGGACCGCAATCTGCGTGTCGTTGATGTACACAAAGAGGAAGACTTTAACGTCTCCAACAGCAGCTGCAATTTCCCGAATTGGAACACCTCCAGCAAGCTGGCAGTGCCGTTTAAGGTCAACCCCGCCAACCTGAACCTCATCTTCTACAAGTGCACGGAGAGGGTGGAGCTGGTGGAGGTGAGATGCGCGAACACAAGCAACGTGTTTGTTCGCGCGGGAGTGCGTTTCGATGAGACGGGTAACTACGGCGACTACGCCTTGGAGGGCTGCGACGCTATCGTCGTGCCGGTGATGAGCTCATCCGGCGGGGCCAACGCGAGTGACTACGAGCAGCTCACCAGCCATGGTTTCCTCCTGAGATGGGATCCACCCCCTGATC GGGACAGTGGAAAGACAAGTATAACGTTCATAATAG TTGGAGCGGTAGCCGGTTTTGCTGCGTTCTTGGCATTTGTCTTGTTTGCCTTATACCAACGAAAGAAGAGCAAACAAGCTGTAGCTTCAAATGAGTTCATGCGAAGTGGATCTTCAATGACGTCATATAGTAAAGACCTTgagatgggtggttcacctcatATCTTCACTTTCGAGGAACTCGAAGTGGCCACTGATGGATTTAGTGCTTCAAGGGAGCTTGGTGATGGTGGCTTTGGAACTGTTTATAAAG GCAAACTCAAGGATGGGAGAGTAGTTGCGGTGAAACGCCTTTACAAGAACAACTACAGACGGGTTGAGCAGTTCCTGAACGAGGTAGACATCCTGTCACGCCTGCTCCATCAGAACCTTGTCATCCTATATGGCTGCACGTCGCGAATGAGCCGTGACCTTCTCCTGGTGTACGAGTTCGTCGCAAATGGGACGGTCGCGGACCATCTTCATGGATCCAGTGCGGCCGAACGAGGCCTCACATGGCCTCTAAGGCTGAATATTGCTATAGAAACGGCTGAAGCACTGGCCTACCTCCATGCGGTGGAGATCATACATCGTGATGTGAAGACAACCAACATATTGCTGGACAACAGCTTTCATGTCAAAGTTGCAGACTTCGGGTTGTCGCGCCTGTTCCCGCTCGAGGTCACCCATGTCTCAACTGTTCCACAGGGCACACCGGGCTATGTTGACCCCGTGTACCACCAGTGCTACAAGCTGACCGACAAGAGCGATGTCTACAGCTTCGGTGTCGTGCTGGTGGAGCTGATATCCTCAAAGCCTGCTGTGGACATGAGCAGAAGCCACAGTGAGATCAACCTGGCTAACATGGCTCTCAACAGGATTCAGAACCATGAAGTTGTTCAGTTGGTTGATCCGGAGCTCGGCTACGACACCGACCCCGAAACAAAGAGAACGATTGACCTAGTGGCCGAGGTGGCCTTCCAGTGCCTGCAGATGGAGAGGGATCTGAGGCCGTCGATCAAGGAGGTGGTGGAGATCCTGACTTGCGTCAGGGACGGAGACTGTCGGGCTAAGAGCATGAAAAAGAAGGCGTCTCAGAAAGAGGATGCGCACTTGCTCATGGATGACGTGCAGTTTTCGCCTGACACGGTCATCCATAGATTCCATAGCCGGTCAACTAACCACTCGGTAGCATCGAATGCTAGCGGGTTATGA
- the LOC109756926 gene encoding LEAF RUST 10 DISEASE-RESISTANCEUS RECEPTOR-LIKE PROTEIN KINASE-like 1.2 isoform X5, whose product MSASCWFFRALWLPLMLAAAATEDQGGDCSAKRCSNITISDPFWLSDEEAPRSCGSQDFEVACHDNRFPGLRSSIPGSSGFAIIDISYEENSLRVVDRGHLELLQASNSCQVTILNASVKLAQPFKIDPAGLNLILYNCTEEATAAAVARRDRELVQMSLRCGNKSKMFVRTGVHYDVTGNYGRYALEGCDAVVTPMLGSSSGGTNASNYEQLINDGFLLTWDPNLGDSGKTSITFIIVGAVAGFAAFLAFVLFALYQRKKSKQAVASNEFMRSGSSMTSYSKDLEMGGSPHIFTFEELEVATDGFSASRELGDGGFGTVYKGKLKDGRVVAVKRLYKNNYRRVEQFLNEVDILSRLLHQNLVILYGCTSRMSRDLLLVYEFVANGTVADHLHGSSAAERGLTWPLRLNIAIETAEALAYLHAVEIIHRDVKTTNILLDNSFHVKVADFGLSRLFPLEVTHVSTVPQGTPGYVDPVYHQCYKLTDKSDVYSFGVVLVELISSKPAVDMSRSHSEINLANMALNRIQNHEVVQLVDPELGYDTDPETKRTIDLVAEVAFQCLQMERDLRPSIKEVVEILTCVRDGDCRAKSMKKKASQKEDAHLLMDDVQFSPDTVIHRFHSRSTNHSVASNASGL is encoded by the exons ATGTCTGCAAGCTGCTGGTTCTTCCGGGCCCTGTGGCTACCACTGATGCTCGCCGCCGCGGCGACCGAGGACCAAGGGGGAGACTGCTCGGCCAAGAGGTGCAGCAACATCACCATTTCCGACCCTTTCTGGCTCTCTGACGAGGAGGCGCCAAGATCGTGTGGTTCCCAGGACTTCGAGGTCGCTTGCCATGACAACAGATTTCCGGGTCTACGGAGCTCTATACCCGGGAGCTCTGGCTTTGCAATCATCGATATCTCTTATGAGGAAAACAGTCTGCGCGTCGTTGATCGAGGCCATCTGGAATTACTGCAAGCCTCCAACAGCTGCCAAGTAACGATATTAAACGCCTCCGTGAAATTGGCCCAACCGTTTAAGATCGACCCTGCTGGCCTGAACCTCATCTTGTACAACTGCACGGAGGAGGCCACGGCGGCGGCTGTGGCACGTCGGGACAGAGAGCTGGTGCAGATGAGCCTGAGGTGTGGGAACAAGAGCAAGATGTTTGTCCGCACGGGAGTGCATTACGACGTGACCGGGAACTACGGCCGCTACGCTTTGGAGGGCTGCGACGCTGTGGTCACGCCGATGCTGGGCTCGTCGTCGGGCGGGACGAATGCGAGCAACTACGAGCAGCTCATTAACGATGGCTTCCTCTTGACATGGGATCCCAATCTGG GGGACAGTGGAAAGACAAGTATAACGTTCATAATAG TTGGAGCGGTAGCCGGTTTTGCTGCGTTCTTGGCATTTGTCTTGTTTGCCTTATACCAACGAAAGAAGAGCAAACAAGCTGTAGCTTCAAATGAGTTCATGCGAAGTGGATCTTCAATGACGTCATATAGTAAAGACCTTgagatgggtggttcacctcatATCTTCACTTTCGAGGAACTCGAAGTGGCCACTGATGGATTTAGTGCTTCAAGGGAGCTTGGTGATGGTGGCTTTGGAACTGTTTATAAAG GCAAACTCAAGGATGGGAGAGTAGTTGCGGTGAAACGCCTTTACAAGAACAACTACAGACGGGTTGAGCAGTTCCTGAACGAGGTAGACATCCTGTCACGCCTGCTCCATCAGAACCTTGTCATCCTATATGGCTGCACGTCGCGAATGAGCCGTGACCTTCTCCTGGTGTACGAGTTCGTCGCAAATGGGACGGTCGCGGACCATCTTCATGGATCCAGTGCGGCCGAACGAGGCCTCACATGGCCTCTAAGGCTGAATATTGCTATAGAAACGGCTGAAGCACTGGCCTACCTCCATGCGGTGGAGATCATACATCGTGATGTGAAGACAACCAACATATTGCTGGACAACAGCTTTCATGTCAAAGTTGCAGACTTCGGGTTGTCGCGCCTGTTCCCGCTCGAGGTCACCCATGTCTCAACTGTTCCACAGGGCACACCGGGCTATGTTGACCCCGTGTACCACCAGTGCTACAAGCTGACCGACAAGAGCGATGTCTACAGCTTCGGTGTCGTGCTGGTGGAGCTGATATCCTCAAAGCCTGCTGTGGACATGAGCAGAAGCCACAGTGAGATCAACCTGGCTAACATGGCTCTCAACAGGATTCAGAACCATGAAGTTGTTCAGTTGGTTGATCCGGAGCTCGGCTACGACACCGACCCCGAAACAAAGAGAACGATTGACCTAGTGGCCGAGGTGGCCTTCCAGTGCCTGCAGATGGAGAGGGATCTGAGGCCGTCGATCAAGGAGGTGGTGGAGATCCTGACTTGCGTCAGGGACGGAGACTGTCGGGCTAAGAGCATGAAAAAGAAGGCGTCTCAGAAAGAGGATGCGCACTTGCTCATGGATGACGTGCAGTTTTCGCCTGACACGGTCATCCATAGATTCCATAGCCGGTCAACTAACCACTCGGTAGCATCGAATGCTAGCGGGTTATGA
- the LOC109756926 gene encoding LEAF RUST 10 DISEASE-RESISTANCEUS RECEPTOR-LIKE PROTEIN KINASE-like 1.2 isoform X2: MTMAVASLPFLASLFILLPHHVVDAECEPVACGNFTIRYPFWLGAPSRPTPEPSCGHPAFELWCGGSSNTSASMRGSAIQVLGIDYGASSLVASHSRFSAREDGVCRADFNMSSSLALSPFNISPSNMAFCLLFDCKNGTEPRGRGYVNATGGCDKPIVAYLGGSYDRDTPPAIRTGDCTYTYLPVLGTEAAVSTAANYSRLLKAGFLLDWAGTGGIGDCPACVASGGQCRYRNAIGALACLCPGGELRGPTCAGDSGKTSITFIIVGAVAGFAAFLAFVLFALYQRKKSKQAVASNEFMRSGSSMTSYSKDLEMGGSPHIFTFEELEVATDGFSASRELGDGGFGTVYKGKLKDGRVVAVKRLYKNNYRRVEQFLNEVDILSRLLHQNLVILYGCTSRMSRDLLLVYEFVANGTVADHLHGSSAAERGLTWPLRLNIAIETAEALAYLHAVEIIHRDVKTTNILLDNSFHVKVADFGLSRLFPLEVTHVSTVPQGTPGYVDPVYHQCYKLTDKSDVYSFGVVLVELISSKPAVDMSRSHSEINLANMALNRIQNHEVVQLVDPELGYDTDPETKRTIDLVAEVAFQCLQMERDLRPSIKEVVEILTCVRDGDCRAKSMKKKASQKEDAHLLMDDVQFSPDTVIHRFHSRSTNHSVASNASGL; encoded by the exons ATGACTATGGCCGTGGCCAGCCTGCCGTTCTTGGCCTCGCTGTTCATCCTCCTCCCTCACCATGTGGTGGACGCCGAGTGCGAGCCGGTGGCGTGCGGGAACTTCACCATCAGGTACCCGTTCTGGCTCGGCGCGCCCAGCCGGCCCACGCCGGAGCCCTCCTGCGGCCACCCGGCCTTCGAGCTCTGGTGCGGCGGCAGCAGCAACACCTCGGCTTCCATGCGTGGCTCCGCCATCCAGGTCCTCGGCATCGACTACGGCGCCAGCTCCCTCGTCGCGTCTCACAGCAGATTCTCGGCGCGGGAGGACGGCGTGTGCCGCGCCGACTTCAACATGTCGTCCAGCCTGGCCCTCAGCCCGTTCAACATCAGCCCCAGCAACATGGCCTTTTGCCTCCTCTTCGACTGCAAGAACGGGACGGAGCCACGGGGACGCGGCTACGTGAACGCGACGGGCGGCTGCGACAAACCCATCGTGGCGTACCTCGGGGGGAGCTACGATCGGGACACGCCGCCGGCGATCCGGACGGGTGACTGCACGTACACGTACCTGCCTGTGCTCGGGACGGAGGCGGCGGTGTCCACGGCGGCCAACTACAGCCGGCTGCTCAAGGCCGGGTTCCTCCTGGACTGGGCGGGCACCGGCGGCATCGGCGACTGCCCCGCCTGCGTCGCCAGCGGGGGCCAGTGCCGGTACAGGAACGCGATCGGGGCGCTCGCCTGCCTCTGCCCCGGCGGGGAGCTTCGCGGCCCGACATGCGCCG GGGACAGTGGAAAGACAAGTATAACGTTCATAATAG TTGGAGCGGTAGCCGGTTTTGCTGCGTTCTTGGCATTTGTCTTGTTTGCCTTATACCAACGAAAGAAGAGCAAACAAGCTGTAGCTTCAAATGAGTTCATGCGAAGTGGATCTTCAATGACGTCATATAGTAAAGACCTTgagatgggtggttcacctcatATCTTCACTTTCGAGGAACTCGAAGTGGCCACTGATGGATTTAGTGCTTCAAGGGAGCTTGGTGATGGTGGCTTTGGAACTGTTTATAAAG GCAAACTCAAGGATGGGAGAGTAGTTGCGGTGAAACGCCTTTACAAGAACAACTACAGACGGGTTGAGCAGTTCCTGAACGAGGTAGACATCCTGTCACGCCTGCTCCATCAGAACCTTGTCATCCTATATGGCTGCACGTCGCGAATGAGCCGTGACCTTCTCCTGGTGTACGAGTTCGTCGCAAATGGGACGGTCGCGGACCATCTTCATGGATCCAGTGCGGCCGAACGAGGCCTCACATGGCCTCTAAGGCTGAATATTGCTATAGAAACGGCTGAAGCACTGGCCTACCTCCATGCGGTGGAGATCATACATCGTGATGTGAAGACAACCAACATATTGCTGGACAACAGCTTTCATGTCAAAGTTGCAGACTTCGGGTTGTCGCGCCTGTTCCCGCTCGAGGTCACCCATGTCTCAACTGTTCCACAGGGCACACCGGGCTATGTTGACCCCGTGTACCACCAGTGCTACAAGCTGACCGACAAGAGCGATGTCTACAGCTTCGGTGTCGTGCTGGTGGAGCTGATATCCTCAAAGCCTGCTGTGGACATGAGCAGAAGCCACAGTGAGATCAACCTGGCTAACATGGCTCTCAACAGGATTCAGAACCATGAAGTTGTTCAGTTGGTTGATCCGGAGCTCGGCTACGACACCGACCCCGAAACAAAGAGAACGATTGACCTAGTGGCCGAGGTGGCCTTCCAGTGCCTGCAGATGGAGAGGGATCTGAGGCCGTCGATCAAGGAGGTGGTGGAGATCCTGACTTGCGTCAGGGACGGAGACTGTCGGGCTAAGAGCATGAAAAAGAAGGCGTCTCAGAAAGAGGATGCGCACTTGCTCATGGATGACGTGCAGTTTTCGCCTGACACGGTCATCCATAGATTCCATAGCCGGTCAACTAACCACTCGGTAGCATCGAATGCTAGCGGGTTATGA